The sequence below is a genomic window from Dehalococcoidia bacterium.
CCCTCGGCCCACGAGCACGTCCTGATGACGGCGGACGACATCCGTCGCGCCGTCCGCCGCATAGCCCACGAGATCATTGAGCGCAACAAGGGCGTCCAGGATGTGGTGCTGGTGGGCATGCGGACCCGCGGAGTGCCCCTCGCCCGTCGGCTGGCCGATGCCATCCGTCAGTTCGAGGGGGTGGAGGTGCCCGTGGGTGCTCTGGACGTAGGCCTCTATCGCGACGACCTTCCCTACCTGGGCCTGCGGCCTTCCCTCCAGCCCAGCGATATCCCCATCGATATAGATGGCAAGCGGGTGGTGCTGGTGGACGACGTCCTCTACACCGGGCGCACCATCCGGGCCGCCCTGGATGCTCTGATGGACTTCGGGAGGCCCGGGCAGGTGCAACTGGCGGTGCTGGTGGACAGGGGACACCGCGAGTTACCCATCCGCGCCGATTACGTGGGCAAGAACATCCCCACCTCCAGGCGCGAGGAGGTGCAGGTGCGCCTCGAGGAAGTGGACGGACGCGACGAGGTGGTCATCGTCCGGCCGCGGGAGGAGGGCGAGCATGAGGGATGACGCCAGGGAGCAGGCCCGCCCGACCAGTGTGCGGGAGGCCCCCGCCTGGAAGCGGGAGCATCTGCTGGACGTAGACGAGCTGACACCGGAGGAAATAGAGCTCGTCATGGACACGGCCGATGCCATGCGCGAGGTGCTGTCGCGGGAGGTGCCACGCGTGCCGGCCCTGCGCGGCCTGACGGTGGTGAACCTGTTCTACGAGCCCAGCACCCGCACCCGCGCCTCTTTCGAGCTGGCGGCCAAGGCCCTGGGCGCTGACGTGGTCAACATCGCTGCCGAACAGAGCAGCGTGAAAAAAGGCGAGTCGTTGCTGGACACGGTGCGGACCGTCGAGGCGCTGGGTGCCGAGGTGCTGGTGATGCGCCACTGGCAGTCGGGAGCGCCATATCTGGCCGCCCGCCACACCCGCCTGCATGTGGTCAACGCGGGCGATGGCTCGCACGCCCATCCAACCCAGGCCCTGCTGGACATCTACACCATCCGCCGCCATCTGGGCGACTTGCGGGGAAGGAAGGTTGTCATCGTGGGGGACATCGCCCACAGTCGCGTGGCCCGTTCCAACGCCTGGGGCCTGACAGCCCTGGGGGCGCAGGTGGTGCTGTGCGGCCCCCCCACCCTCCTTCCTGCTGGCCTGCGCCCGGGGACGAGCATGGACGATGGCGAGGTCGCTATGCCGCCGGTGCAGGTGGAGATGGACCTGGACAAGGCCATCGAGGGGGCCGACGTCGTCATGGCCCTCCGGCTCCAGCGCGAGCGGATGGCAGGGGGCGTGTTGCCGTCCTTGCGCGAATACGTTCGCCTCTACCAGATCAACGTTCAGCGCCTGGCCCGTGCCCGCCCCGATGCCCTGGTCATGCACCCTGGCCCCATGAACGAGGGCGTCGAGATAGCGCCGGAGGTGGCCCGGTCGGCCCAGTCGGTCATCGAGGAGCAGGTCACCAACGGGGTCGCTGTGCGTATGGCCGTCCTCTACCTGCTGACCGGGGGGAAGGCATGACGAGCTTGGCCGTCCGCGGTGGTCGCGTCCTCGACCCGTCTCGGGGCGTCGACCTGGTGGGCGACGTGCTCATCGTGGACGGCCGCATCGCGGCCGTAGGCCCTGACGCGGGCCGAGACGCTGGCGAGGCTGTGGATGCCAGCGGCCTGCTGGTGCTGCCGGGCCTGGTAGACGTCCACTGCCACCTGCGGGAGCCAGGGCTGGAGCACAAGGAGACCATCGAGTCCGGCACCCTGGCCGCTGCCCGCGGCGGCTTTACCACCGTCTGCTGCATGCCCAACACCGAGCCGCCGCTGGACACCCCTGCCATGGTGCGCTGGGTGCGCCAGCGGGCGGAGCAGGTCGCACATGTGCGTGTGCTGCCCATCGCCTGCACCACACGGGAGCGTAAGGGCCGCGAGCTGGCCGACCTGGCCGAGCTGGCCGAGGCAGGTGCTGTGGCCTTCAGCGACGACGGCGACCCGGTGGCCGACCCAGCCCTTCTGCGTCGCGCCCTGGAGTACGCCTCCGTCCTGGGCCTACCCCTCATCGAGCACTGTGAGGACAAGCTTCTCAGCGCTGGCGGCGTCATGCACGAGGGATGGGTGGCGACGCGCCTGGGCCTCCGGGGCATCCCCGCTGCGGCCGAGGAGTCAGCGGTGGCCCGTGCCCTGGCGCTGGCTGCCGAGACGGGCGGACGCCTGCACGTGGCCCACGTCAGCACTGCTGGCGCCGTGGCACTGGTCGAGGCTTATCGCGCCCGTGGCGCGCCCGTCACCGTCGAGGTCACACCGCACCACCTGTGTCTGACCCATGAGGCCGTCATGGGCTCGGGCGAGTCGCCCGGCGGCCTAGCGTATGACACCAATGCCAAGGTGAACCCTCCCCTGCGCACTCGGGCCGACGTCGCGGCGTGCCGGGACGGTCTGTCCCGGGGTGTCATCGACTGCATAGCTACCGACCATGCTCCCCATGCCGTGGAAGACAAGCTGTGCGAGTTCGACCTGGCGGCTTTCGGCATCTCGGGCCTGGAGACAGCCCTGGCCCTGTGCCTGTCCCTGGTGCATGAGGGGCGCTTGCATCTGATGCGACTGGCGGAGGCCATGACCATCGGCCCCGTGCGAGCGCTGGGACTGGACCGGCACGTGCCTGGCCTGGGCACCCTGGCGGTGGGCGCGCCGGGAGACGTGACCGTAGTCGATCTTCAGCAGGAGTGGACGGTGGAGCCGGAGCGCTTCGCCAGCAAGGGCAAGAACACCCCCCTGGCGGGCCGCAGGCTTCGGGGAAGGGTCGTATGCACCATTTACGGAGGCAGGAAGGTATGG
It includes:
- the pyrR gene encoding bifunctional pyr operon transcriptional regulator/uracil phosphoribosyltransferase PyrR, whose product is MMTADDIRRAVRRIAHEIIERNKGVQDVVLVGMRTRGVPLARRLADAIRQFEGVEVPVGALDVGLYRDDLPYLGLRPSLQPSDIPIDIDGKRVVLVDDVLYTGRTIRAALDALMDFGRPGQVQLAVLVDRGHRELPIRADYVGKNIPTSRREEVQVRLEEVDGRDEVVIVRPREEGEHEG
- a CDS encoding dihydroorotase, which codes for MTSLAVRGGRVLDPSRGVDLVGDVLIVDGRIAAVGPDAGRDAGEAVDASGLLVLPGLVDVHCHLREPGLEHKETIESGTLAAARGGFTTVCCMPNTEPPLDTPAMVRWVRQRAEQVAHVRVLPIACTTRERKGRELADLAELAEAGAVAFSDDGDPVADPALLRRALEYASVLGLPLIEHCEDKLLSAGGVMHEGWVATRLGLRGIPAAAEESAVARALALAAETGGRLHVAHVSTAGAVALVEAYRARGAPVTVEVTPHHLCLTHEAVMGSGESPGGLAYDTNAKVNPPLRTRADVAACRDGLSRGVIDCIATDHAPHAVEDKLCEFDLAAFGISGLETALALCLSLVHEGRLHLMRLAEAMTIGPVRALGLDRHVPGLGTLAVGAPGDVTVVDLQQEWTVEPERFASKGKNTPLAGRRLRGRVVCTIYGGRKVWQE
- a CDS encoding aspartate carbamoyltransferase catalytic subunit, encoding MRDDAREQARPTSVREAPAWKREHLLDVDELTPEEIELVMDTADAMREVLSREVPRVPALRGLTVVNLFYEPSTRTRASFELAAKALGADVVNIAAEQSSVKKGESLLDTVRTVEALGAEVLVMRHWQSGAPYLAARHTRLHVVNAGDGSHAHPTQALLDIYTIRRHLGDLRGRKVVIVGDIAHSRVARSNAWGLTALGAQVVLCGPPTLLPAGLRPGTSMDDGEVAMPPVQVEMDLDKAIEGADVVMALRLQRERMAGGVLPSLREYVRLYQINVQRLARARPDALVMHPGPMNEGVEIAPEVARSAQSVIEEQVTNGVAVRMAVLYLLTGGKA